Proteins found in one Rhinolophus ferrumequinum isolate MPI-CBG mRhiFer1 chromosome 9, mRhiFer1_v1.p, whole genome shotgun sequence genomic segment:
- the SPSB1 gene encoding SPRY domain-containing SOCS box protein 1, which yields MGQKVTGGIKTVDMRDPTYRPLKQELQGLDYCKPTRLDLLLDMPPVSYDVQLLHSWNNNDRSLNVFVKEDDKLIFHRHPVAQSTDAIRGKIGYTRGLHVWQITWAMRQRGTHAVVGVATADAPLHSVGYTTLVGNNHESWGWDLGRNRLYHDGKNQPSKTYPAFLEPDETFIVPDSFLVALDMDDGTLSFIVDGQYMGVAFRGLKGKKLYPVVSAVWGHCEIRMRYLNGLDPEPLPLMDLCRRSVRLALGKERLGEIHALPLPASLKAYLLYQ from the exons ATGGGTCAGAAGGTCACCGGAGGGATCAAAACTGTAGACATGAGGGACCCCACGTACCGGCCCTTGAAGCAGGAGCTGCAGGGCCTGGACTACTGCAAGCCCACCCGCCTGGACCTGCTGCTGGACATGCCCCCTGTGTCCTACGACGTCCAGCTGCTCCACTCGTGGAACAACAATGACCGCTCGCTCAACGTCTTCGTGAAGGAGGATGACAAGCTGATCTTTCACCGGCATCCGGTGGCCCAGAGCACGGACGCCATCAGGGGCAAAATTGGATACACGCGGGGGCTGCACGTGTGGCAGATCACGTGGGCCATGAGACAGCGGGGCACGCATGCCGTGGTGGGGGTGGCGACAGCCGACGCCCCCCTGCATTCCGTCGGGTACACGACCCTCGTGGGGAATAACCATGAGTCCTGGGGCTGGGACTTGGGGCGTAACCGGCTCTACCACGATGGCAAAAACCAACCAAGCAAAACGTATCCGGCCTTTCTGGAGCCGGACGAGACGTTCATTGTCCCCGACTCCTTCCTGGTGGCCCTGGACATGGACGACGGGACCCTGAGCTTCATTGTGGATGGACAGTACATGGGAGTGGCTTTTCGGGGACTCAAGGGCAAAAAGCTGTATCCTGTCGTGAGTGCTGTCTGGGGCCACTGTGAGATCCGCATGCGCTACTTGAACGGACTCGACC CCGAGCCCCTGCCACTCATGGATCTGTGCCGCCGGTCCGTGCGCCTGGCCCTGGGGAAGGAGCGTCTGGGTGAGATCCACGCACTGCCGCTGCCTGCCTCCCTCAAGGCGTACCTCCTCTACCAGTGA